A part of Citrifermentans bremense genomic DNA contains:
- a CDS encoding complex I NDUFA9 subunit family protein — translation MRVFLAGGTGFVGGHVRQALLQRGHSIRLLVHRKGAGEKVAGIEEIEGDATVAESLVDAVKGCDATINLIGIIREFPGRGITFQRLHVEATRNILQAAEKNGVKRHLQMSALGTRANSEARYFQSKFEAEEAVRASGLDYTIFRPSIIFGPKDDFINQLAGLLRVLPAMPVIGDGEYQLQPIAGDDVARCFAEALEKPETIGETFELCGTDRLSYNELLDTIGRVMGKSRVLKIKNPLALMRMVVPLFEGFPFFPVTSDQITMLVQGNICDGGWRRVFTFQPTRLEPGIRSYLKP, via the coding sequence ATGAGAGTATTTCTGGCCGGCGGAACCGGCTTTGTGGGGGGGCACGTGAGACAGGCCCTGCTTCAACGCGGCCACAGCATACGGCTTTTGGTGCACCGCAAAGGGGCGGGCGAAAAGGTCGCCGGCATAGAGGAGATCGAGGGTGACGCAACCGTTGCCGAGAGCCTGGTCGACGCCGTCAAGGGATGCGACGCCACCATCAACCTGATCGGCATCATCCGCGAATTCCCCGGGCGCGGCATCACCTTTCAGCGGCTTCACGTCGAAGCCACCCGCAACATCCTCCAGGCTGCGGAGAAAAACGGCGTCAAGCGCCACCTCCAGATGTCCGCCCTCGGCACCCGCGCCAACAGCGAAGCACGATATTTCCAAAGCAAGTTCGAGGCGGAAGAGGCGGTGCGCGCCTCCGGCCTCGACTACACCATCTTCCGTCCCTCCATCATCTTCGGTCCGAAAGACGACTTCATCAACCAGCTGGCCGGACTCCTCAGGGTCTTGCCGGCCATGCCGGTCATAGGCGACGGCGAATACCAGCTGCAGCCCATAGCCGGGGACGACGTGGCGCGCTGCTTCGCCGAGGCCCTGGAGAAGCCGGAGACCATAGGCGAGACCTTCGAGCTCTGCGGCACCGACCGGTTGAGCTACAACGAGCTCCTCGACACCATAGGGCGGGTTATGGGAAAGAGCCGTGTGCTTAAAATCAAGAATCCGCTGGCGCTGATGCGCATGGTGGTGCCGCTTTTCGAGGGCTTTCCCTTCTTCCCCGTCACCTCCGACCAGATCACCATGCTGGTTCAAGGTAACATCTGTGACGGCGGCTGGCGCAGGGTGTTCACCTTCCAACCGACCCGCCTCGAACCTGGCATCCGCAGCTACCTCAAGCCCTAG
- a CDS encoding ferritin family protein — translation MAEQGDVCYTFEAAIDMATKMEDEGFRAYLSALRIVKDKAAREIFKEAALDELEHKHQLEKTLIDGEMKGGESLHQPVPTMNLDYVLAKRELRPESDAREALAYAIHLEKGSIDFYQRMSKGCEGAPMSALFKKMLADESRHLQELEDLYERHFMAEN, via the coding sequence ATGGCTGAACAGGGCGATGTTTGTTACACATTTGAAGCCGCTATAGATATGGCCACCAAAATGGAAGACGAGGGGTTCAGGGCTTACCTGTCCGCGCTTCGCATAGTGAAGGACAAGGCAGCCCGCGAGATCTTCAAGGAAGCAGCGCTGGACGAACTTGAGCACAAACATCAGCTGGAAAAGACATTGATAGACGGCGAGATGAAAGGGGGAGAGAGTCTGCACCAGCCGGTGCCGACCATGAACCTCGATTACGTGCTTGCCAAGCGCGAACTCCGCCCCGAATCCGACGCGCGCGAGGCGCTGGCCTACGCCATCCACCTGGAGAAAGGGTCGATCGACTTCTACCAGAGGATGTCCAAGGGGTGCGAAGGGGCTCCCATGTCGGCGCTCTTCAAGAAGATGCTGGCTGACGAGTCGCGCCACCTGCAGGAGCTTGAGGACCTGTACGAGCGCCACTTCATGGCTGAGAACTAA
- a CDS encoding FKBP-type peptidyl-prolyl cis-trans isomerase: MAQAKEGDRVKVHYTGRLDDGSIFDSSECAEDDCGCGHGPIEFTIGQGEVIPGFEAGVKGLSVGESKTVHIPVADAYGERIEEMVAVVPRGDLPPDMKPEVGQQLEVTQEDGQVFSVLVVEVTDETISIDANHPLAGQPLNFELKLVEIL, encoded by the coding sequence ATGGCACAGGCTAAAGAAGGGGACCGCGTAAAGGTCCATTATACAGGGAGGCTCGATGACGGCTCCATTTTCGATTCCTCCGAATGCGCTGAGGACGATTGCGGCTGCGGGCATGGCCCGATCGAGTTCACTATCGGACAGGGGGAAGTCATTCCTGGATTCGAGGCTGGGGTAAAAGGTCTCTCCGTCGGCGAAAGCAAGACCGTACACATCCCGGTTGCGGATGCCTACGGCGAGAGGATCGAGGAGATGGTTGCGGTGGTTCCCCGCGGCGATCTTCCCCCCGACATGAAGCCTGAGGTCGGGCAGCAGCTCGAGGTGACCCAGGAGGACGGCCAGGTGTTCAGCGTGCTGGTGGTCGAAGTGACCGACGAAACCATCTCCATCGACGCCAACCACCCGCTGGCAGGCCAGCCCCTGAACTTCGAGCTGAAGCTGGTGGAAATCCTCTAG
- a CDS encoding NUDIX hydrolase, with product METKNRSVLFNGLVVGIEQMDVLIGEQGWYTYQVVRHPGGAAVLPLHADGSVTLIRQLRPAINDFLMEIPAGRLSKGEDPAACATRELIEETGLRADKFTPLGILHPSPGVFDEVVHLYLATGLAEGEAEPEDYEDISSIRIPLAKALEMAADGSITDGKTIAALLRAQRHIG from the coding sequence ATGGAGACAAAAAACAGGTCAGTGCTCTTCAACGGCTTGGTTGTGGGCATCGAACAGATGGACGTCTTGATCGGGGAGCAGGGGTGGTATACCTACCAGGTGGTGCGCCATCCGGGCGGGGCGGCGGTGTTGCCGCTGCACGCCGACGGCTCCGTGACGCTGATCAGGCAACTGCGCCCGGCGATAAACGACTTCCTGATGGAGATCCCCGCCGGCCGCCTCTCCAAGGGGGAGGACCCGGCGGCTTGCGCGACGCGCGAATTGATCGAGGAGACCGGTTTGAGGGCCGACAAGTTCACCCCGCTCGGTATCCTGCATCCCTCGCCTGGGGTGTTCGACGAGGTGGTCCACCTCTATCTCGCCACAGGACTCGCAGAGGGGGAGGCGGAGCCTGAAGATTACGAGGATATCTCCAGCATCAGGATACCTCTCGCAAAGGCGCTGGAAATGGCGGCCGACGGGAGCATCACTGACGGGAAGACGATAGCGGCGCTGCTGCGTGCGCAAAGGCATATTGGATGA